The DNA window GTGGAGCCCGACGCCTGATCACAGTGAAACACACCAGACCTGGATCAAGTGAAGAGGAAGGTGAGAGGATGTGAAATTACTCGTCTCACAGTCGGAGCTGTCGGCAGAGCGTGTCCCCTCTGTGCCCGAGGAGAGAGAATCTCACACTGCTCATTATCAAGCTgctctccagtgtgtgtgtgtgtgtgtgtgtgtgtgtgtgtgtgtgtgtctctgtgtgtgtgtgtgtgtatttggtgCCAACTGGGGAAAAGTGCATGGGTATTATAccccatctgtttgttttccatctgtATCCTCACATTATCGCTGCATCCTATGGCAGGATGAGTACAGCCTTGCTTTACCATATCTCTTACTTACTGTGGCCACTGGGGGGCAGCAGAATGAGCTGTGAATACAACTCCTGACATATTAGAGGGATAGTTGAAATTGAAATTCACTCCACcaaagtgtccgcaagccccgacattcaaactCGGCACCATGTTTGAACCTAAATATCCACGTATGTTATTCGCCTCCAAGTTGAGTTTGAACGTCGGGACTCTAGATCGAGTGTCGGTGtccatgtttgtctgtgtgtgtgtcagacctgTGATACTCTGGTGACCTGTTCAGGATGTGACCTGCCAGTGTCTGCTCGGCTGCCCTTCTAGTTTCTGGCATTTGTTTCCCTGATGTCTGGTGTGAAGACTGAACTCCATGGAATATTCTTCAGAGGCTGTTGAACTCCCTTCAACGACGCCATTTGAAAAGTATAGTGACTTCTACAGGGTGTAATTGTGCTACTCAGACAGAAGTCAGGCTTCGAACTCGGAGCATTCAAGCACTAAATTGTTTCCCTCGGTGGATTTACAGGTCATTTTCCGAAACGACATATTTCCTTGACTTTGAGACGACtcactcaggtgtgtgtgtgtgtgtgtgtgtgtgtgtgtgtgtgtgtgtgtgtgtcagctgagtGGTCAGGTCTCAGCTTGCTGCTGCGTCTGAAATCATAAAACTTTCACTCTTTTTCAACGTCAGGTTCCAATTTCGATTATAATTCGAGACCGTCAACTTTAAAATGCGTTTTCGTCacgatgtgtttctgtgtggttGCTGcaaatttcacaaactcatCGGTCCTCTACgcacatgtctgttttttttttactgggagaaaaagtgaaaatgccAAAACATAACCTGGATCCACCCTCTGACCCGGATCTGCACCAGAATTTAATGGGTTTGTGGAAATCCACTCAGCGTAATCACGTTTTCCGACTGAACGACAATCCTGAGAGACAACACAAGGTAGCCACGGAAATAAAAAAGGTGGAATAGAATCGAACtttgtgtgaaaaaaagagcctcatccctcttttttttacaaaactgCTCGTTCGCTCTCACCCCAGCTAACCTGAGTCTGTCTGTATAGATTCTGTGATTGAACCTTATTTGTGATAATGGCGGAAAATGGATTGATggatatcatcatcatcatcatcatcatcatcatcatcaaagcaGTTTTAAGTGGGATTCCCTGTGGACGGAGCTGAACTCTGTGAgcacaaacatcagagagatgcTGGATGGTTTTCCGAGCCCATGTAATACAAATTGGTCTGACTTTAATAGTTGATGCGAGCTGAAATGTGGGGATTGTCGGCCAAAGGGCCCGTTCATCTAATAATGATGAGCAATTAGAGAAACAGGACGAGAGCTTGGCAGCTTCACAGTCATATAATGCTGCTTCACATCCAAAATAATAAGAGATCCCGAGCTTCAAACAGGAACAGCCACGGTCGTGTGTTCCTGGATGTTACCCTGAGGTGGTTTTTATGGCTAGAACCACTTACTGGTGCATCGATAGCTGTAATGGCTTCTTCCTGAACCACAAATGTTCGAAACTTCACCTTTTTATAACTGAAAAACATTGCATCCATTTAATTTATCACCTTCTATGTGACAAACCGGTAATATTCTGGAGCTTAAAGCCCGAAGCTTTGACGGAGCAGAGGTACTAAAAGCATTCTTCTGTCAAATACAGTCAGTGGAATTCTTGTGGTGAGCAAGGTCGTGATCGTTAAAGCAATTTATTCCTTACACTTCCATTCGTGCTTCAATATTCGAAGCTTTGGCCTCGAGAATCTTTGCAGCAGTTTCATTATCACAACATTTAGCTGTAACCAGAGCTCAGCGGCCTGCGGTGGTGTACATCACAGAATAATACTAGTGTCGTACTACTATGATATAATAATCATACAATTACCGCGCAGCCGAGCCCACGTTCCAAAAATGTGCCGCGGAGTGTaattactaattaaaaacaaactgggaTCTCGTCAGTTATAGTCCATGATTTAGAAAACAAACCGACGCACTagcagaaaaattaaaaagcatttGTTCGAGTAGCTGATGGAGGGCGAAGAACAAGCCTGGGAGAAATCAGAAATCATAATtgtgaataaaatgagaaaGACCACAATTAGACACCATGAACGATCCAGTGAAAATattatagaaatataaaaatttttaaatatattggtGGGCACAGTGTGTATTTGGCTGTAACGTTAATTACTGTATAAATATTTACTGTATTCATATAAATTATTCAGTTTAATTTCATGATCATTAcaaattatttataaatattttatatttatttcaaaaacaaatcgTTAGGTTGAGTACTTGTGTCTCTCTGCTGCCCCCTTCTGGCAACTGTACCTGCAAGATGTATAGACAAACAGGATTCCTCATGACTTCAGCTGGACACAGGTTTTCTCACTGTTCCAGAAACCAGGAACTAAAGGGACGACTTTCCCAGAGTCAGTGTCGTCTTCTTAAAATACACGTCTGCCGGGAAGCCTTTcctgattttaatatttaactgttCTAGTAACTGATTTGCTGTCTTGCTGATGCTGAAGAACTTTGTCTAACTTTGCACGTGAAACCGGTTTAAACGTTAGAAATGAGCCACAACTAGAGCTGATGGAAGTTAGAAAACTCCCTGACTAACATTTGAGCACGAGCGAGCAACTCACAATTACACAAACTGGAAATGTGGAAAGCCTctgtgaataatgaatgaagcaCCTTGACTGATGGGtccaaaaaaaaatattgtggcAGCACCCACTTCCTTCATCAAGTCGCTGGATCGATAAACATTAGTTTGAGCTGCAACAATAAATAACCTGAGTTGAAAAACCGACGCGTGATCGTGAATTCAAACCGATGTGGTCGTTCCTCATGCGTACAGGAAAGTTACTGAAGCCAAGACGTCATGTACAAaaagttttattacattttctccACAGCatgtaaaatcatttttaattaatcagtaatttatatattaaacattctaaaaacagaaaagaaaaagatcccCGTCGTCACAGCAGAACCAACCCAACGTTCCCGAATCGCAGCCTGAGGAATGCAGCACTTCTGCATTAGAGCTAATTCAACCAGAGCGCAACGTCCCTTCCATATCGTGCATTAGCTAATGAACTGTAGCTGCTGACTACAGCTGCAGAGCAGTAACAGATCTTCCACCGGAGACTGACTCAGACGTCCCGCACAAATAAATTAACGGACAAAGAGTTTCTGGAGGTCCCGGGTTCAACGGCACCGGCTGAAATAATGACATCATacacaaaagagaagaaaaggcaTTTGTTAAAGCTTGGCACCAGGGACAAGGTGTATGAGGCCCAAGTAAAAGcaaagtttcatttctgattagtttaaaaaatatgaattataaatAGGCATTAGAGTTAGGAATCAGAAAAGTAAAACCCCACGACCAGAAAGAGAATTAGAATCACAGCGCAGTCATACTGTATGAATTGGCAGTAATCAGATGCACTGGGTGTTTCGACATCTTGATCTTgatagaaaacatttaaaaaaagaaaagtacactTCCTCCAGAAGACACTTAGATGACACGCTGTAATGCACTTGGATGGATTTTGCCAAATGGAGCCGAGCTGCTCGCAAACGGATAATAAAGCAGCTCCAGACGTTGACTTCGGTCTCTGCAGAAAGTGGCTGAACATTTACCTGCTCATTAGTTTAATCTAATTGTTGATTTCCCCGGATAGAACTGTCTGCCGTCCGtggctgcttttttttttttttttttttcacattaaactTGTCCCTTTGGCCACTCTGGTGCATGTAAGTGTGACGTCAGCCTCAGTTACGAGGATGAAAAAAAAGCCACTGGATATTAAAAAGGCCGGTTCAGTTTGAATGCTGAGGTTCTTCTTCAGCTGCGACAGGTGTGAAGCTTTTGTAAACCGTTTGTATTTAGTGAAGCttttaaaactgcagcagaaCCACGAGACTTTCTGGCTCGGCAGGTTAGAACATTCAGAAGTAACTCTCCAGACTCTGGAACGCAATGGCATCAAACCCCAAATCACCTTTAGCCAAAAACcactgaatataaaaaacagTCCACATGCTCGGAGTTGGTTCAGTCCGAGATGCGACATCCTTCAGTCCCTCTGGCTGACGAGGGAAAGGCCTCAGGGTCAGTACCGCACAGCGTAGCCCTCAAGTTACAGTAAGAGGTGACCTCATAAGACATGTTTGAGGAGATCGGCATGTTAGACACAGATGGTGATGTTTCTGTACGTAGCCGTCGCTACCTGGACGCATCGGGGAGGATTCTCTTAAACCAGCGGCCCACGGCGACGTCGACCCGCAGCACTAACGTGACCCCGATCAGCAGAGACACGCTGCTCACCAGGAACCCAGACGCCTCAAACATCAACCTCAAGGAAGCAAAGACACAAGAGATTCCATTTTTAACTTTACATTACAAGTCTGAGCAGCAAAAACATGACACAAGGTTAACTAATATTTAGTAGAATGTATTTTAAAGAGTGCATTATACTTATAATACTTTTTTTGAATTAAGATCCCACAGAAAACCTGCGTAACATTAATTTTAAGAATCCTGGATGTAAACACGTGAAGGCCATCGTCATTCACTGAACTGGACTTATGCCGTGTCCATGTCCTCAAACGTCTTTACTGCATGTAGAGTTTGAGTGAGCTGGAAAATCCATTCAGACACTTACTTGGGTGCAAACACCTTCCACACCATTAGGTGTCTCCTGAGGATGGCAGCTGCACTGACTGAGGCAAAGACCTGTGAAGAGAGCAGAGGTCGTGAGTCGTGTGAAGCAAAAAGGTTTAACATCACACGGACGCGAGGAGATGTCACGATATCCTGATATTGACGATaatcatgaaatatttaaaacaattcaGCGCCTCGAAGCGAACTGGTTCCTATCCGTTATGACGCTGTGTCTCTCTGGTATCATTGTGTGAAATGAGACACTGTTACCTGTGCTCCGTGGATAAAGAGGTAGCGTGTTGAGAGTTGCAGGAGAGCGGCGCTGAACTGCTGCGGGTTTTCTCTCAGTCTCATCTCCATCACAgcgtcctcttcctcatccccgcaagctcttcctcctcctctgctgccgcGAACCTCGCACACCAGGGGccagaacagcagcagaggacaacCCACTGAAGACAATCAGACAGGGACAAACGGTGAATCATATAATCCGGTGCTGTGGTTCATTGTAACTTGTGCTTTGTCCCAGATTTACCTGCAAACAAGATGTGTGAGGCGAAGGTGTTGAGGGTCACCAGTGAGGCGGGCAGTATGGTGCCTGTGTGTCCATCAGGGAACCCCACAAAGGCGGCACCCCACTGGATGGATGGGAAGGTCGGAAGGTGACCCGTGGCGTGGAAGAACTGGGTGGCGGCCAGGGCCCACATCACTATCGGAGCCCAGGGAACATTAAATTCACCTGAAAGAGCAGAGGAGTGAGTGAACGGTGTAAAATCTGTCCTGTTTTTAAAGGACAAGGAGCATGTCGTTACGAATTACTGATtcaaaaagagaaggagatcATCATCATCGTACCAGAGTATGTTCCATGGAGGCCATTGAGGGTAGTGGAGGAGGCGTGAATGAGCAGCAGAGCTCccatttccagcagcagcaggaggaaagaCAGAGCCATGCCCTCtgggtgcagcagcagcaggccaaTTCCCAGCAGGCCGCAGAACAGCAGCAGGGGTGCGGAGTACACAGTTCCCAGTCCATAGGCCTCCACAGCGGGCCTGTTGTCCACCTCGCCGCCCCCGCTCGGCTCTGCGGCGTCGTCGTCCAGGGAACGGCGCATACGCTGGTAGATCTGCGGGATGAGGTGGTGCAGCTCGGCTTGGGGGCTGATGCCAGTGCTGGCTCGGTAACGGGGTAGGGGTAGCAAAGAATTTCTGGCTGAGGCTGCAGCCCTGGTTTTTATAAACACAGTGAGGGGATCCAGCCAGATCAGAAACAGCCCCAGCCCCAACAGACAGAAGGCAGCCCTGGGGAGAGACAGCTGGGCCAGGCTGATCAGCTCGCCCAGATTCCTGAAGCTGTCCTCTGGTGTGGCACTAACAGCCCAGTGCAGCCCCAGGCACACGGACAGCAGTGGTAAGATCCAGCGGGCCGTGAACACCGTCCCACCTGAGGAGTTGAGGTTACCGTAGTGGCGGAGGCAGCGTCTCAGCAGATACGTCCACAAGCCCAGGGAGAAGACAGACAAGACGTAGTGGATGTTCTTCAGCTGGCTGTCCTGCAAccgggagagaggagaaaggaacGGCGAAGGCTGGCAGGAGCCCTGCTCTTCCCGGCAGCCGTGAAATGACAGGGAGAGGTAGAGGCTGCCGACGAGGAGTCCTGAACAGGCCAGGAGGGTGCTGCTCTCTTTCCTCACGGTTGATGGAGACAAGGCTGGGGACGGCAGCAGCCCGGCAGACTTCAGGGGGTCATGGCTGGGTGGTAAAAGTAGGCCATCCCAGTTGAGATGGATGGGAATATAGAGAGCCAGAGAGAACAGGAGAAATGTCACCACCCGGCCTTCGGCGATCACATAGCTATCTGAGAGCAGGGAGGCACAGCGGAGGAGAGAAACCAGGAGAGGGGGAATGAGGAGCTTACGCAGGGTCAGCCAGCTCACATACTTTAGAGCTTTGGATCCATTCTttgacacagcagcagttcgGGATCCATATGCTGTCCAGAAGAAGACAAGCTCAGAGCTGAGGGCAGCAGCTGCCAGGCACCACGCCACCTCGATGTAGCCCTGCGTGAACAGCTGACCCACAGCCACGCAAACACCCGCTGTTAGAGCCACGACAACCGGGGCCTTCAGTCCATAACCATTCTCCCTAATCAGCACAAGGGACAGCTCAGACAGGATGAAACACATCAAGCAGGCAAACGCCAGGATGACTAACCCAGCCGCCATCTTGAACGGGTTGAACCGGGCCCAGGTGGCTCGGCAGGTGTCTCTGACGGAGGTGAGGTAGGCCTGCAGTGAGGCTGCCAGCTCAGGGGAGGGTGGCCGACCCTCTCGGACAGTGGACAGGTACTCGGAGGAGAGGCGGGAGAATTCGTCCTTCAGCTGAGAGAGGCTCTCTGGTGGGATGTCTTTGGCCATTCCAGAGTACGTCTCCAGGAAACGGTTTACCTGCGGAAACAGAGATGATATTAAAAACACGTGAATCGACATTTGCCGTGTGGGAACactgaactgctgctgctggactgtCGGTAAGCATTCTACCTGTTTTGCGTTGATCCACAGCGCCTCCAGCTGGCTGAGACTTCCCACTGCACCCTGTCCATGAGGAGGGAATAAGGGCAGAAGGACCTGGCCCACGCTGCTGTATGGGATGGGAATGCCGAGCAGCAGAGCCAGGGTGGGCACCAGGTCAGTCTGGGGCACCACATCCGGTTCACTCTGCAAACATGAGACATTAGTTCAATAGTTTGTAGAAGATAAAAACATGCAGGACAAAGTTTAAACACTTAAACTGCTTATTAACAAGCAGATCATGAAGAAATGATTCATTCCCACCTTGTGAAATAAGAACTAGAGAAGAAGAGTTTCTGCATCGAGTCTAACGCCCCCTGTCATCACAGTAGTGTTGTTTCCTGTGTAGTCACGTAACCCACGATTTTGAACAATGTGTTGCGTAAAGCTCCAATTATGGAAATCATTTGCGGAGTGGAAGCTTGTTTCTTGTGTGTTATCCACGTTCATCCCTGAAAAAGGTGGCGACCACCTGCCAGCATCAATTTACCGGATACGGTTCACGCAGGTAACAGTTTAATTATAAAAGCAAATGTTGTGGTGATTTGAGGaactaaaaatacattaaatttacattaaaataaaagttaatgttCTTTCATTTGCGTGTATTTTGGTCGTGTTGGCCGTGAAAAAGTCGGCTAGTGTACCGACCTGTGACGGGGGTCCAGGGAACAGAGGGGCCGGACTGTAGAGGAAGAGAGCGGCATCGGTCTCCTTCTGACTTTCTCCACCGTGATCCCCGGTGTCTGTCATCCCATGATCACCCATCACCACCAGGAGTGTGTCGTTCTGCAGACGGTCCATCACAGACCTGGAGGGAAAGGGGGGAATCAAGTTTGAGAAAATAACCAGAGACAGAATTCAGAGTTTccaccaatgtttttttttttttttttttttaaacataacatAAAACCAGCTCATTCAGTTCGGATCTGCAattcaaaatgtctctgttACTAATGAATGTCTGTTATACTACACAGGGATCACATCATGATGATGACAGCCGCCAGAAGACGCAGGGGAACAGCTGCACTGTTGTCTGACCTGATGACTCCGTCCATCTGGGTGAGCTTGTCGGCCATGGCCGGGTGGTCGGGACCGAATCTGTGTCCGCAGTGATCCACGCCGAGAAAATGAGCAACCAGGACATCCCAGTCACCGCCAATCACTGTCAGGACCAACAGAGGGGGACAGGTGGAGGACATCATGACATGTCCGCAGTCCTCCTTGTATAAAACGTGTTGCTGTCATGGGGACATTAAAGCTTATTAAAGGACACATACTGGTGGTGTAGAGGTGCTGGAGGATCCCGTTGTCCACAGTGTGCAGGTCCTTGACATTGAAAGAGGGGAAGGGCAGAGAGCGGTGGAACTTCTTCGGAAAAAGATTCTCCCAAGTGTCGTCGCCCATGAACACGACCCGTTTACCTGCGGTGAGATATACAGATCCAAGAATCAGACATGTTCCAGTTTCACCTTAGTTATAAACCTGGActttcagatttttaaatatctcaatggatatttattttttacacagCCAGTCTCAGA is part of the Paralichthys olivaceus isolate ysfri-2021 chromosome 18, ASM2471397v2, whole genome shotgun sequence genome and encodes:
- the pigo gene encoding GPI ethanolamine phosphate transferase 3, producing the protein MKRLPVLSLLLCLCSVYFVGIYLFVGGFLLVRLEVNRTSGCGDVLQPGGEPADFCRVRPRFRRAVLLIIDALKIDFARFDPSNAAPRPHENKLPVLEETTAARPSHCRLYPFRADPPTTTMQRIKGFTTGSLPTFVDVGNNFASSAILEDNLIHQLGQVGKRVVFMGDDTWENLFPKKFHRSLPFPSFNVKDLHTVDNGILQHLYTTMIGGDWDVLVAHFLGVDHCGHRFGPDHPAMADKLTQMDGVIRSVMDRLQNDTLLVVMGDHGMTDTGDHGGESQKETDAALFLYSPAPLFPGPPSQSEPDVVPQTDLVPTLALLLGIPIPYSSVGQVLLPLFPPHGQGAVGSLSQLEALWINAKQVNRFLETYSGMAKDIPPESLSQLKDEFSRLSSEYLSTVREGRPPSPELAASLQAYLTSVRDTCRATWARFNPFKMAAGLVILAFACLMCFILSELSLVLIRENGYGLKAPVVVALTAGVCVAVGQLFTQGYIEVAWCLAAAALSSELVFFWTAYGSRTAAVSKNGSKALKYVSWLTLRKLLIPPLLVSLLRCASLLSDSYVIAEGRVVTFLLFSLALYIPIHLNWDGLLLPPSHDPLKSAGLLPSPALSPSTVRKESSTLLACSGLLVGSLYLSLSFHGCREEQGSCQPSPFLSPLSRLQDSQLKNIHYVLSVFSLGLWTYLLRRCLRHYGNLNSSGGTVFTARWILPLLSVCLGLHWAVSATPEDSFRNLGELISLAQLSLPRAAFCLLGLGLFLIWLDPLTVFIKTRAAASARNSLLPLPRYRASTGISPQAELHHLIPQIYQRMRRSLDDDAAEPSGGGEVDNRPAVEAYGLGTVYSAPLLLFCGLLGIGLLLLHPEGMALSFLLLLLEMGALLLIHASSTTLNGLHGTYSGEFNVPWAPIVMWALAATQFFHATGHLPTFPSIQWGAAFVGFPDGHTGTILPASLVTLNTFASHILFAVGCPLLLFWPLVCEVRGSRGGGRACGDEEEDAVMEMRLRENPQQFSAALLQLSTRYLFIHGAQVFASVSAAAILRRHLMVWKVFAPKLMFEASGFLVSSVSLLIGVTLVLRVDVAVGRWFKRILPDASR